The following are encoded in a window of Physeter macrocephalus isolate SW-GA chromosome 9, ASM283717v5, whole genome shotgun sequence genomic DNA:
- the ZNF483 gene encoding zinc finger protein 483 isoform X2: MTAISPDPHTFVSSEQNRVLRMETPGDQEALLRGDAADPEFFRQRFRWFCYSEEAGPRKALNQLWELCIQWLRPDIHTKQQILELLVFEQFLTVLPGEIRIWVRSQHPGSSEEVVTLVEELTQVLEEKEDMISQDSVISQEENPEEDKTVSVPPNTESQESMTLKDVAVTFSRGEWRTLEPSQKEIYKEVLLENYRNLEFLGFPVSKLDLISQLKWAGLPWLLQKQASRGSRPECELSGELKESGGNQDVLMEESTLDKIIERYLMSGDCDLTGESWKHYGRLEECHSDREYSQVAITQKKTHGRGNKGEEFDSEKSPFGNNFKPPSDLIKHLRVYLRKKSRRYNEGKKPFSFHSDLVPNRKEHSGEKPRKCNEGRKALSHSSSLTEHQKHQKIHLGEKSQKCSNCGVAFTQNSSLSKRKNSSTCEKCWKDLGQDAAIDKDEGTETGEKTHKCSKCGKAFGYSASLTKHRRIHTGEKPYMCNECGKAFSDSSSLTPHHRTHSGEKPFKCDDCGKSFTLSAHLIKHQRVHTGEKPYKCKECGRPFSDSSSLIQHQRIHTGEKPYTCNNCGKSFSHSSSLSKHQRIHTGEKPYKCGECGKAFRQNSCLTRHQRIHTGEKPYLCNDCGMTFSHFTSVIYHQRLHSGEKPYKCTQCEKAFPTHSLLSRHQRIHTGVKPYKCKDCGKSFSQSSSLNEHHRIHTGEKPYECNYCGATFSRSSILVEHLKIHTGRREYECKECEKTFKSFPQTSGDL, translated from the exons ATGACAGCCATCTCCCCAGATCCTCACACTTTTGTCTCAAGTGAACAAAACAGGGTGCTAAGAATGGAGACCCCTGGGGATCAAGAAGCTCTCCTAAGAGGAGACGCTGCTGACCCAGAGTTTTTCAGACAGAGGTTCAGGTGGTTTTGTTACTCCGAAGAGGCTGGACCCAGAAAAGCCCTGAATCAACTGTGGGAGCTCTGCATTCAGTGGCTGAGACCAGACATCCACACGAAACAACAGATTCTCGAGCTTTTGGTGTTTGAGCAATTCCTGACTGTTTTGCCAGGGGAGATCAGGATTTGGGTCAGGTCACAACATCCTGGGAGTAGCGAGGAAGTGGTGACCCTAGTGGAGGAGTTGACCCAAGTgcttgaagaaaaagaag ATATGATCTCTCAAGATTCTGTTATTTCCCAAGAGGAGAACCctgaagaagataaaacagttTCTGTTCCACCAAATACTGAGTCCCAG GAATCCATGACACTCAAGGATGTAGCTGTGACCTTTTCCAGAGGAGAGTGGAGGACGCTGGAGCCTTCTCAGAAGGAGATATATAAGGAAGTGCTGCTGGAGAACTATAGGAACCTAGAATTTCTGG GCTTTCCAGTTTCCAAGTTAGATTTGATTTCCCAGCTAAAGTGGGCTGGACTACCATGGCTGCTGCAAAAACAAGCCTCAAGAGGCTCCAGACCAG aGTGTGAACTTAGCGGTGAATTGAAGGAATCTGGCGGAAATCAAGATGTTCTTATGGAAGAATCAACTttagataaaataatagaaaggtATCTAATGAGTGGTGATTGTGACTTGACAGGAGAATCCTGGAAACATTATGGCAGACTAGAGGAGTGTCATAGTGATAGGGAATATTCACAAGTAGCCATCACACAAAAGAAAACTCATGGGAGAGGCAATAAGGGTGAGGAATTTGACTCAGAAAAGAGCCCTTTTGGAAATAACTTCAAACCACCTTCAGACCTAATTAAACATCTCAGAGTCTACTTAAGGAAGAAATCTCGGAGGTACAACGAAGGCAAGAAACCCTTCAGTTTTCATTCAGACCTTGTCCCGAACCGCAAGgaacacagtggagaaaagccaCGAAAATGTAATGAAGGCAGGAAAGCCTTAAGTCACTCTTCATCTCTGACTGAACATCAGAAACATCAGAAAATCCATTTGGGAGAAAAGTCCCAGAAGTGCAGTAACTGTGGGGTAGCCTTTACTCAAAACTCATCCCTTAGTAAGAGAAAAAACTCCTCTACATGTGAAAAATGTTGGAAAGATTTAGGTCAAGATGCAGCCATAGAtaaagatgagggaactgagactGGAGAAAAAACCCATAAATGCAGcaaatgtggaaaagcctttggCTATAGCGCCTCACTGACCAAACATAGGAGAattcacactggggagaaaccctatATGTGCAATGagtgtggaaaagccttcagTGACAGCTCATCACTCACACCACACCACCGAACCCACAGTGGAGAAAAGCCCTTCAAGTGTGATGATTGTGGAAAATCTTTCACCCTGAGTGCTCACCTCATTAaacatcagagagttcacactggagagaaaccctataaatgtaaagaatgtgggagGCCCTTCAGTGACAGTTCATCTCTTATTCAGCATCAGcgaattcatactggagaaaaaccctaCACGTGTAACAACTGTGGAAAATCCTTCAGTCATAGCTCATCCCTTTCcaaacatcagagaattcataccgGAGAGAAACCCTATAAGTGTGGtgagtgtgggaaagccttcagacAGAATTCTTGCCTTACCCGACATCAGAGGATTCATACTGGAGAAAAGCCGTATTTGTGTAATGATTGCGGGATGACTTTTAGCCATTTTACATCTGTGATTTATCATCAGAGACTTCATTCAGGAGAAAAACCTTACAAGTGTACTCAGTGTGAGAAAGCCTTCCCTACCCATTCGCTCCTTAGCcgtcatcagagaattcatacggGCGTCAAGCCTTATAAATGTAAGGACTGTGGAAAATCCTTCAGTCAGAGTTCATCTCTTAACGAACATCAtcgaattcatactggagagaaaccctatgaatgtaactACTGTGGAGCAACCTTTAGTCGAAGCTCAATCCTTGTAGAACACCTGAAAATTCATACCGGAAGGAGAGAATACGAATGCAAAGAATGCGAGAAGACGTTCAAAA GCTTTCCTCAAACTTCTGGTGATCTTTGA
- the ZNF483 gene encoding zinc finger protein 483 isoform X1 — MTAISPDPHTFVSSEQNRVLRMETPGDQEALLRGDAADPEFFRQRFRWFCYSEEAGPRKALNQLWELCIQWLRPDIHTKQQILELLVFEQFLTVLPGEIRIWVRSQHPGSSEEVVTLVEELTQVLEEKEDMISQDSVISQEENPEEDKTVSVPPNTESQESMTLKDVAVTFSRGEWRTLEPSQKEIYKEVLLENYRNLEFLGFPVSKLDLISQLKWAGLPWLLQKQASRGSRPECELSGELKESGGNQDVLMEESTLDKIIERYLMSGDCDLTGESWKHYGRLEECHSDREYSQVAITQKKTHGRGNKGEEFDSEKSPFGNNFKPPSDLIKHLRVYLRKKSRRYNEGKKPFSFHSDLVPNRKEHSGEKPRKCNEGRKALSHSSSLTEHQKHQKIHLGEKSQKCSNCGVAFTQNSSLSKRKNSSTCEKCWKDLGQDAAIDKDEGTETGEKTHKCSKCGKAFGYSASLTKHRRIHTGEKPYMCNECGKAFSDSSSLTPHHRTHSGEKPFKCDDCGKSFTLSAHLIKHQRVHTGEKPYKCKECGRPFSDSSSLIQHQRIHTGEKPYTCNNCGKSFSHSSSLSKHQRIHTGEKPYKCGECGKAFRQNSCLTRHQRIHTGEKPYLCNDCGMTFSHFTSVIYHQRLHSGEKPYKCTQCEKAFPTHSLLSRHQRIHTGVKPYKCKDCGKSFSQSSSLNEHHRIHTGEKPYECNYCGATFSRSSILVEHLKIHTGRREYECKECEKTFKSNSGLIRHRGFHSAE, encoded by the exons ATGACAGCCATCTCCCCAGATCCTCACACTTTTGTCTCAAGTGAACAAAACAGGGTGCTAAGAATGGAGACCCCTGGGGATCAAGAAGCTCTCCTAAGAGGAGACGCTGCTGACCCAGAGTTTTTCAGACAGAGGTTCAGGTGGTTTTGTTACTCCGAAGAGGCTGGACCCAGAAAAGCCCTGAATCAACTGTGGGAGCTCTGCATTCAGTGGCTGAGACCAGACATCCACACGAAACAACAGATTCTCGAGCTTTTGGTGTTTGAGCAATTCCTGACTGTTTTGCCAGGGGAGATCAGGATTTGGGTCAGGTCACAACATCCTGGGAGTAGCGAGGAAGTGGTGACCCTAGTGGAGGAGTTGACCCAAGTgcttgaagaaaaagaag ATATGATCTCTCAAGATTCTGTTATTTCCCAAGAGGAGAACCctgaagaagataaaacagttTCTGTTCCACCAAATACTGAGTCCCAG GAATCCATGACACTCAAGGATGTAGCTGTGACCTTTTCCAGAGGAGAGTGGAGGACGCTGGAGCCTTCTCAGAAGGAGATATATAAGGAAGTGCTGCTGGAGAACTATAGGAACCTAGAATTTCTGG GCTTTCCAGTTTCCAAGTTAGATTTGATTTCCCAGCTAAAGTGGGCTGGACTACCATGGCTGCTGCAAAAACAAGCCTCAAGAGGCTCCAGACCAG aGTGTGAACTTAGCGGTGAATTGAAGGAATCTGGCGGAAATCAAGATGTTCTTATGGAAGAATCAACTttagataaaataatagaaaggtATCTAATGAGTGGTGATTGTGACTTGACAGGAGAATCCTGGAAACATTATGGCAGACTAGAGGAGTGTCATAGTGATAGGGAATATTCACAAGTAGCCATCACACAAAAGAAAACTCATGGGAGAGGCAATAAGGGTGAGGAATTTGACTCAGAAAAGAGCCCTTTTGGAAATAACTTCAAACCACCTTCAGACCTAATTAAACATCTCAGAGTCTACTTAAGGAAGAAATCTCGGAGGTACAACGAAGGCAAGAAACCCTTCAGTTTTCATTCAGACCTTGTCCCGAACCGCAAGgaacacagtggagaaaagccaCGAAAATGTAATGAAGGCAGGAAAGCCTTAAGTCACTCTTCATCTCTGACTGAACATCAGAAACATCAGAAAATCCATTTGGGAGAAAAGTCCCAGAAGTGCAGTAACTGTGGGGTAGCCTTTACTCAAAACTCATCCCTTAGTAAGAGAAAAAACTCCTCTACATGTGAAAAATGTTGGAAAGATTTAGGTCAAGATGCAGCCATAGAtaaagatgagggaactgagactGGAGAAAAAACCCATAAATGCAGcaaatgtggaaaagcctttggCTATAGCGCCTCACTGACCAAACATAGGAGAattcacactggggagaaaccctatATGTGCAATGagtgtggaaaagccttcagTGACAGCTCATCACTCACACCACACCACCGAACCCACAGTGGAGAAAAGCCCTTCAAGTGTGATGATTGTGGAAAATCTTTCACCCTGAGTGCTCACCTCATTAaacatcagagagttcacactggagagaaaccctataaatgtaaagaatgtgggagGCCCTTCAGTGACAGTTCATCTCTTATTCAGCATCAGcgaattcatactggagaaaaaccctaCACGTGTAACAACTGTGGAAAATCCTTCAGTCATAGCTCATCCCTTTCcaaacatcagagaattcataccgGAGAGAAACCCTATAAGTGTGGtgagtgtgggaaagccttcagacAGAATTCTTGCCTTACCCGACATCAGAGGATTCATACTGGAGAAAAGCCGTATTTGTGTAATGATTGCGGGATGACTTTTAGCCATTTTACATCTGTGATTTATCATCAGAGACTTCATTCAGGAGAAAAACCTTACAAGTGTACTCAGTGTGAGAAAGCCTTCCCTACCCATTCGCTCCTTAGCcgtcatcagagaattcatacggGCGTCAAGCCTTATAAATGTAAGGACTGTGGAAAATCCTTCAGTCAGAGTTCATCTCTTAACGAACATCAtcgaattcatactggagagaaaccctatgaatgtaactACTGTGGAGCAACCTTTAGTCGAAGCTCAATCCTTGTAGAACACCTGAAAATTCATACCGGAAGGAGAGAATACGAATGCAAAGAATGCGAGAAGACGTTCAAAAGTAATTCTGGCCTCATCAGGCATCGGGGATTTCATTCTGCAGAGTAA